A genomic region of Venturia canescens isolate UGA chromosome 9, ASM1945775v1, whole genome shotgun sequence contains the following coding sequences:
- the LOC122416622 gene encoding putative glycine-rich cell wall structural protein 1, protein MEGIGDITDHRSHSEQLLDSVDSPAALSTHGRGGSGGGSNGNCRGIGGGGSSNSSGSSSSSTGSASSSCNIGDSSPSSIAGCGGGGGVAARSGNGCISRGSRISSSVTGNSVAGSVSSAGVCGNSSLRTSGGGGGGRGSGSGGSGSGGGAGAGSGGAGGGSGGGGGAGAGGGGGSGGGSRNRRARHRRR, encoded by the exons ATGGAAGGTATAGGGGACATAACCGATCATCGGTCGCATAGCGAGCAATTGTTGGACTCGGTCGATTCCCCGGCTGCGTTGAGTACGCATGGCCGGGGCGGAAGTGGGGGTGGCTCGAATGGGAACTGTCGTGGTATCGGGGGTGGCGgtagcagcaacagcagcggcagcagcagcagcagcaccggTAGCGCAAGCAGTTCGTGCAACATCGGGGACAGCAGTCCAAGCAGTATCGCTGGCtgcggcggcggcggtggcgTTGCTGCGAGAAGCGGCAACGGCTGCATCAGTAGGGGTAGTAGGATTAGCAGTTCCGTTACCGGTAACTCCGTCGCTGGGAGCGTTAGTAGCGCCGGCGTTTGTGGTAACAGTAGTTTACGAACGagtggaggaggaggaggaggacgagGGAGTGGAAGTGGTGGTAGTGGCAGTGGTGGTGGTGCTGGTGCCGGTAGTGGTGGTGCTGGTGGTGGAAGTGGCGGTGGCGGTGGTGCTGGtgctggtggtggtggtggaaGTGGTGGCGGTAGTAGG AATCGACGAGCTCGACATCGACGAAGGTGA
- the LOC122415624 gene encoding uncharacterized protein: MTEPSEFEGPDEPGKKFTESAKRELINILGKIDQLGVASRASRLWRFNSLLGYQKSRSKKTFVSLFLVLATVSSFFANRYFNSNVHRKCLIEAPAVFQKVFRPPEDCSICRDVQQVEKIANVDPVLFEERYAYSGRPVVVTDATVNWTAIDTFSYSFFKNLYAGQDANCQFFPYKTGFESLQDVFNMSAERALLLPGTKPWYVGWSNCDEKIGTTLREHYQRPYFFPETAETEKTDWIFMGSSGYGAPMHVDDVAYPSWQAQIRGTKLWILEPPRECHYTCKRVEVVVQTGEIIILDTNRWYHQTVITSDEMSITIGAEYD; encoded by the exons ATGACGGAACCTTCCGAGTTCGAGGGTCCGGACGAgccgggaaaaaaattcacggaATCCGCAAAGCGCGAGTTGATTAACATCCTCGGAAAAATCGACCAACTCGGCGTTGCCTCGCGCGCTTCGCGACTTTGGCGCTTCAATTCTTTGCTCGGATACCAAAAATCGCGATCGAAGAAAACTTttgtctcgctctttctcgtgCTCGCTACAGTTTCGTCCTTTTTTGCCAATCGTTATTTCAACTCGAACGTCCATCGGAAG tGCTTAATAGAAGCGCCAGCggtatttcaaaaagttttccGCCCTCCGGAGGACTGCTCGATCTGTCGGGACGTCCAACAGGTTGAAAAGATAGCGAACGTTGATCCAGTTTTGTTCGAAGAAAG ATACGCGTATTCAGGGCGCCCGGTCGTCGTGACCGATGCCACGGTCAACTGGACCGCGATCGATACATTTTCgtattcgtttttcaaaaatttgtacgCCGGCCAAGACGCGAATTGTCAGTTTTTTCCGTACAAAACTGGATTCGAAAGTCTCCAGGATGTTTTCAACATGAGCGCGGAAAGGGCGCTCCTCCTGCCGGGAACGAAGCCTTGGTACGTCGGCTG GAGCAActgtgatgaaaaaatcggCACGACATTGCGCGAGCATTATCAGAGACCGTACTTTTTTCCGGAAACAGCAGAAACGGAAAAGACCGATTGGATTTTTATGGGCAGTAGCGGCTATGGCGCTCCGATGCAT GTCGATGACGTGGCGTATCCATCGTGGCAGGCACAAATACGAGGAACAAAGCTGTGGATTTTGGAACCACCTCGAGAATGCCATTATACTTGCAAACGAGTTGAAGTCGTCGTACAAACAGGAGAAATAA ttatTTTGGACACGAATCGCTGGTACCATCAAACAGTTATAACGTCCGATGAAATGAGCATAACGATCGGAGCGGAATATGATTAA